The Terriglobia bacterium genome contains the following window.
GGTCTTTCGCCGCATCGGATCGGCCGTCGCGAAGCCCTGCCTCATACGCCGCACCGGCATGAGCGTCATAACAATTGGGGCTGTCCTGCGCTGCGCCAGGCGTGGCGGTAAAACACAGCAACCCGCAGACGAAACCGGCCAGCGTTAAAGATAAATGGTTATTGGTTGTCAAGCGTCCCCCCCTTTATGCGTCGTTGAACGCCTGCGATCTGATTTATTTTGCCGCAATCCAGATTCCGGAATGTAGCCCCGGGCGTGCCTGGCAAATAAAGTCGGTGAGTTGGACATTCCCCGCCTTTCCGAGGCGGGGTGGCTGCGCCATTAATAAAATGATCCCATTCCTTAGCGGCGCAGACGGGGCGGTTAGTAACTTCCAACAAAATCAGGTGCGCTCCCCGGTTCGTTGACAACCGCTATTACTGCTTGCCCTATCGGGCTTGCGCTTCGGTATTACTGCTTCGCGCCCGCCCCGCGGCTCTATTGCGGCTTTTCTCTCACCACCTCCGATGGTTTCTTATCTGTGCGCAACCCAAGATATCTTGGGTGCCGCAGTTTTCCCGCGCCGGTCCATTCTGTAAATCCGATCTGAGCGACGAATTTCGGTTGTACCCAATGGACGCCGGCCTTTTTCCGCGAATCGAAGATACAAGCCGGTGCCGGCCGTTCGATCGCCGACAGTTTCGTTTCGAGGTCCCTCAGGGTTTGCGTATCGAATCCGGTCCCAACTTTACCGGCGTATAAAAGCTTTCCCTTTTCATAAAACCCAACGAGGACGGCGCCGATGCCGACGCGCTGTCCCGCCGGCTCGGTGTAGCCGACGATGACGAATTCCTGCTGGTTTTCGCACTTGAGTTTCTGCCAGTCCCACGAACGCCGATGGACGTACTCGCTCGCGGCGCGTTTGGCAATCAGGCCCTCCCATCCTTTCTTACAAGCTTCCCGGTAATAGGATTCACCCTGCGCCCCTCGATGCCTGCTCAGCCGAAGGGGGTCATCAACGGCGAACGCCTTTTCGAGCAGTTCCTTCCGGTAGCGCAGTTCCAGATGCGTCAGATCGCAGCCCTCCAGAAACAGAACATCGAAGATGTAATAAAAGGTGGGAACGCGCTTTTGCTTCCGCTTCTGGAGCAGCGAGAACCGGCTCACGCCGTGTTCTAACGCAACGATCTCCCCATCGACGATGAAGCTGGAGGCGGGCTGGTGGAGCAGTCCCGAGATCAATTCCGGAAATTCGTCGTTGAGCCGGATGTGATTTCGCGAGAACAAGTCGAGCTTCGACCCTTTGCGGAATGCGAGACACCGGACGCCGTCCAGCTTGGGTTCGAAGATCCAATCCTTGTCCGAAAACGGTTCACGCACGAGTGTCGCCAGCATGGGATCGCACCATGCGGGTTGGGTCCGGCGCCGGATTTGCCTGGCAGCCGTCGCCGGCAACATGTTGAATATGTCGTCGAGTTTTGGCATCGCCCCAGCTACAGCGAAAGAGATTCCACGACGCGGCGGTGTGCGCGCATGGTTTCCATACCATCCACACCGGGCTGGCGGCCAAAGCCGCAGTAGAGCGCCACGCCAAATTCCTTCAAATATTTCGCGGCTGTCTTGTGACGGCGCTTCAGGCCTGCAGCGCCGTCCACCGGAAGCACAATTCCGAGAAAGACCCTTGCCTGCTGGGGCCGGAGTTCAGTGAGCGGGCGGAAGAACCGGTCGTCTTCGCTGCGCAGATACTTCGGCCCGGCCATGTGAATCCAATCGACGGTGCGGCCGGAGCCGGCGGCCGCGAAATTTGCCATTTGGACCAGCAACGCCAAATCGCGCGCTTCATACATCGGCCAATCAGGAAATGTGCCATAGCAGAGGTGATAACCCAGGAGGGCCTCTTCCGGAACGGCGCGCGAGAGACGCGAGACAGGGCCGGTGAATCGTTCCCAGGCAGCCATCACCCATCCAGGCCACGACGCCTTCGAGGTCATGCACCTCGTAGGAGATGTCCCATTGAATCGCCAATGCCGCCGGCGGAATCGCCTGCACCAGGCGCTCGATCTCGCGGATGACGAGATCTTCGTAGGCGGGCCCCGCCACCGCATAATCGGCCACGAAATCCGCTTTGAACGCGTTCAACGCGCTCGAGGGAAACGGCAAACAAACCTGAAAACGCAAATCCGATGGGATGACTCCATCATCCTGCAGTTTTCGGAAGATGCGATAGGACGCTATCGCATCATCGATGCGCGGCCACGACGTCCATCGCATGTCTTTCACGCCCGCACGAAGCTTGAATATCGGAGTCTCATATGCATGCCGCGGAATGCCGGTTGGAGATTCCGTCTCCTGAACGAGTTCGACCTCCGGGTGCGGCCGGCAAAGCGTCTCCCGTTCGTAGCCCACCCACGCGCGCCGGGGTCCAGGCTCGCCGTCCGGTAACGCAAAGACAAGATCGCCGAACAACTCTGCGCCCGATCGGAATGCGGACTCTGCTGTGTCCATCGGCAGGCTGCCGACCAACAGCAATTGGCTACGGACTCGTGGCGACATATTCATAGCGGACTACTGCAGAAGTACGATGAGAACAACGGTACTACTGATAGCGGCATCTGGGGAAGGTTGAACAAACTTGCTAAAATAAAAGCGTGAAGTTTCGTAAGGAAATGCAGTCCAGAATCTTTAGAAGCTTTGGCGATGCGGAGGAAGCCGAGGAACAGTACTGGTTGTCGTTAACTCCGTCTGAACGCCTCGATATGATTTGGGAGCTCACGAAAGACGCATGGGCATTTACCGGGGAACGAGTTGCTGAATCCCGACTTCAAAGACATACTGTCCGCATTCATCGAACAAAAGGTTGAATTCCTGGTTGTTGGCGGATATGCCATGGCGGCTCATCGTCTGCCGCGGGCAACAAAGGATCTGGATCTCTGGGTCCGGCCTGCGGCGGAGAACGCGGAGCGCGTCCTCCGCGCGACAACTCAGTCGCGTTTGTCTCGTCTTTGCCGATCTTCCACGAGTTCAAATGGATTGTCGCAACGGCGGCAGCCTGGTTTATCACCCCGGGAACGATGCGAAGTGAATTCCAGCCATTTGCTGGGCGATGCGCACGACCTGGCAGCTGTAACCGAATTCATTGTCGTACCAGACGTAGAGCACGACGTTGCGGCCGTTGGCGATGGTGGCTTTCGAATCGAGCACGCCCGCGTGGCGTGAACCGACCAGGTCGCTGGATACGATTTCACTCGAAGCGATGTAGTCGATCTGTTCCTGAAGGTCCGGGCTGAGTGCGCAGTCGCGAAGGAAGGCATTGATTTCGTCCTTGGTCGTCGCTTTTTCCAGCGTCAGGTTCAGAATGGCCAGACTGACGTTGGGCGTCGGTACCCGGATCGCATTGCCGGTGAGTTTGCCCGCAAGTTCCGGCAGCGCTTTTGCGGCGGCCTTAGCCGCACCCGTTTCCGTGATCACCATGTTCAGTGGCGCGCTCCGGCCACGGCGCTCGCCCTTGTGATAGTTGTCGATCAGGTTCTGGTCGTTGGTATAGGAGTGAACGGATTCGACATGGCCATGCTCGATACCGAAGTGGTCGTGGACAACTTTGAGCACCGGGACAATGGCGTTGGTTGTGCAACTTGCAGCAGACAGAATTTTATCGTCATCGGTAATGGCGGCGCTGTTGATGCCGAACACAATGTTCTTCAGCGATCCCTTTCCGGGGGCCGTGAGCAGCACGCGTGCGACGCCCGGGCTTTTCAGATGCAACGAAAGCCCGGCTTCGTCCCTCCAGGAGCCGGTATTGTCGATCACAATGGCGTTCCGGATGCCGTATGAGGTGTAGCTGATCTGGTCGGGGGCTTCTGCGTAAATCACTTTGATGAGATTTCCGTTGGCGATAATCGCGCTATCTTCGGCCGCGATTGTGATGGAACCGTTGAACGGACCGTGCACGGAATCACGCCGCAGCAGCGCGGCGCGTTTTTCAAGATCATTGTTCTTGCCTTTGCGCACCACGATGCCGCGCAGGCGCATCTTGTTGCCGCTGCCTGTGCGCTCGATCAACAGCCGTGCCACCAGGCGGCCGATGCGGCCGAATCCGTACAGCACGATATCGCGAGGCTCCTTCAGAAGAGGATCCGTGCGGCCGACGACCGGCGCCAGTTCACGGCGCAGAAAGGCTTCGGGCGACATCGCCGCTTTTTCATCGAGATATTTGTTCGTGAGCCGGCCCAGGTCGATCCTCGCCGGCGCGAGGTCCAGGGATTCCATCGCCTGCACGAGTTTAAAGCTCTCCTGGATAGGCAACTCCTGGCCCGTGTATTGCCGTGCGAAACGGTGCGTCTTCAGGATATCCACGGTCGTGACATTGTTGATCGGACGGCCGTAAATGCGGAGCGCTATACCATTGTTTCGATAAAGCCTGCCGATGATGGGAAGAACGAGCTCCGCGAGTTCCTGTCGCTGAGTCCAATTCTGCAAGTGAAGATCCGATTCCACGCTGCCCATAATGTTTCAACTCCGCTGTCTGTTTGCACGCCCGGTCATACCATACGTCAAGCATGAAACGTTGTCATCGGGGTCCCGCCGCGCCCATGGTCGAAAGGCAGTCTTGAATCAGGCTGGATTTTTCGAGGCACTGGAGAAACGAACGGGACTTAAGCTGGAGAAAACCTGGCTTCCGGGAACAGTCATCGTGATCGATCACCTGGAGGAGAAACCGAAGGAGCCTTAATGTCCGGGATCTCGGAATGATAATCGCGGCCATTCTTCTAATCCTGCAGATTGCAAACGCGCCTGTTGCGCCGCTGCAGCAATTCGATGTGGCATCGATCAAGGCGAACACGGTGACGCCGGGATGTCCGCCGTTCCGCTGTGGCGTGACCACCATGCCCAGGAGCGGACGGCTGATCATTCAAAACTATTCGTTGCGCTTGCTGATCCGCACCGCATATGGCATAGGTGTAGACGACATCCATGGCGGTCCGGCCTGGCGCGATGACGATAAATTCGACATCGAGGCCAAAGCCGGCGGTCCGGTTGAGAACGATCGAAGTCTTTTCCTCATGCTTCGCCAGCTGCTGGCCGACCGCTTCAAGCTCAAGCTGCATTCGGCAACAAGAGAGGCTCCGGTGTATGCGCTGGTTACCGGAAGCGGCGGCTTGAAAATTCGAAAATCACAGGACGGCATCTCCGCGCCGCGCGGCCCGCTGGGAGTCGGC
Protein-coding sequences here:
- the ligD gene encoding non-homologous end-joining DNA ligase, with amino-acid sequence MPKLDDIFNMLPATAARQIRRRTQPAWCDPMLATLVREPFSDKDWIFEPKLDGVRCLAFRKGSKLDLFSRNHIRLNDEFPELISGLLHQPASSFIVDGEIVALEHGVSRFSLLQKRKQKRVPTFYYIFDVLFLEGCDLTHLELRYRKELLEKAFAVDDPLRLSRHRGAQGESYYREACKKGWEGLIAKRAASEYVHRRSWDWQKLKCENQQEFVIVGYTEPAGQRVGIGAVLVGFYEKGKLLYAGKVGTGFDTQTLRDLETKLSAIERPAPACIFDSRKKAGVHWVQPKFVAQIGFTEWTGAGKLRHPRYLGLRTDKKPSEVVREKPQ
- a CDS encoding glyceraldehyde-3-phosphate dehydrogenase, whose translation is MGSVESDLHLQNWTQRQELAELVLPIIGRLYRNNGIALRIYGRPINNVTTVDILKTHRFARQYTGQELPIQESFKLVQAMESLDLAPARIDLGRLTNKYLDEKAAMSPEAFLRRELAPVVGRTDPLLKEPRDIVLYGFGRIGRLVARLLIERTGSGNKMRLRGIVVRKGKNNDLEKRAALLRRDSVHGPFNGSITIAAEDSAIIANGNLIKVIYAEAPDQISYTSYGIRNAIVIDNTGSWRDEAGLSLHLKSPGVARVLLTAPGKGSLKNIVFGINSAAITDDDKILSAASCTTNAIVPVLKVVHDHFGIEHGHVESVHSYTNDQNLIDNYHKGERRGRSAPLNMVITETGAAKAAAKALPELAGKLTGNAIRVPTPNVSLAILNLTLEKATTKDEINAFLRDCALSPDLQEQIDYIASSEIVSSDLVGSRHAGVLDSKATIANGRNVVLYVWYDNEFGYSCQVVRIAQQMAGIHFASFPG
- a CDS encoding TIGR03435 family protein — translated: MIIAAILLILQIANAPVAPLQQFDVASIKANTVTPGCPPFRCGVTTMPRSGRLIIQNYSLRLLIRTAYGIGVDDIHGGPAWRDDDKFDIEAKAGGPVENDRSLFLMLRQLLADRFKLKLHSATREAPVYALVTGSGGLKIRKSQDGISAPRGPLGVGTLQLLRVDADQRRITGTATMTEFATFLSRISGRSLVDPGRPVLDETNVSGGFDINLSWTAEPAFAGELDPALISAIQDRLGLKVEVRKGLAEILVIDSAERPSPD